The following coding sequences lie in one Mycobacterium sp. DL440 genomic window:
- a CDS encoding ABC transporter substrate-binding protein has product MRARRLCAAAVAALTTASVVSACGKGDDGIVINYYTPANEMATFTAVAKRCNAELGDRFTIKQVSLPKGADDQRLQLARRLTGNDKTLDVMALDVVWTAEFAEAGWAVPLSEDPAGEAESDAESNTLPGPLETARWQGKLYASPITTNTQLLWYRADLMDEPPSTWDGIVAEATRLHAAGKPSWIAVQAKQYEGLVVWFNTLLTSAGGQVLSEDGKTVTLTDTPEHRAATVKALQIIKSVATAPGADPSVTQTDEATARLALEQGKAALEVNWPFVLPSLLENAVKGGVNFLPLDDRADLADAINDLGTFSPTDEQFESAYEASKDVFGFANYPGVSEGEPAKVTIGGLNLAVAKTTQHKAEAFEAIRCLRNVENQRYTSVEGGLPAVRESLYDDPAFQAKYPQHAIIREQLTNAAVRPATPVYQSVSTRISATLAPITDIDPEHTADELTEQVQKAIDGKGLIP; this is encoded by the coding sequence GTGCGTGCTCGGCGGCTATGTGCTGCGGCAGTGGCCGCGTTGACGACGGCTTCGGTGGTGTCGGCTTGTGGTAAGGGCGACGACGGGATCGTCATCAACTACTACACCCCGGCCAACGAGATGGCGACTTTCACCGCCGTCGCCAAACGCTGCAATGCCGAACTCGGCGACCGGTTCACCATCAAGCAGGTGAGTTTGCCGAAAGGCGCTGACGACCAACGGTTGCAGCTGGCCCGGCGGCTGACCGGCAACGACAAGACGCTCGACGTCATGGCGCTCGACGTGGTCTGGACCGCCGAGTTCGCCGAGGCCGGCTGGGCCGTGCCGCTGTCCGAGGACCCGGCCGGCGAAGCCGAGTCGGACGCAGAATCCAACACCCTGCCCGGACCGTTGGAGACGGCCCGGTGGCAAGGCAAGTTGTACGCATCTCCGATCACCACCAATACCCAATTATTGTGGTATCGCGCTGATTTGATGGATGAGCCACCGTCCACCTGGGACGGCATCGTCGCCGAGGCGACCCGCCTGCACGCGGCGGGCAAACCCAGTTGGATTGCGGTGCAGGCCAAGCAGTACGAGGGCCTGGTGGTGTGGTTCAACACCCTGCTGACCAGTGCGGGCGGTCAGGTGCTCTCCGAGGACGGCAAGACCGTCACGCTGACCGACACCCCGGAGCATCGCGCGGCCACCGTCAAGGCGCTGCAGATCATCAAGTCGGTCGCCACCGCGCCCGGCGCCGATCCGTCGGTGACCCAGACCGATGAGGCCACCGCCCGGCTTGCGCTCGAGCAGGGTAAGGCCGCGCTCGAGGTCAACTGGCCGTTCGTGCTGCCATCGCTGCTGGAGAATGCCGTCAAGGGCGGGGTGAACTTCCTACCGCTCGACGATCGAGCCGATCTCGCCGATGCCATCAACGATCTGGGCACCTTCTCGCCGACCGACGAGCAGTTCGAGTCGGCCTACGAGGCCAGCAAGGATGTGTTCGGCTTCGCGAACTACCCGGGGGTCTCCGAGGGCGAGCCGGCGAAGGTGACCATCGGCGGGCTGAACCTCGCGGTAGCCAAGACGACCCAGCACAAGGCCGAGGCGTTCGAGGCGATCCGCTGCCTGCGCAACGTCGAGAACCAGCGTTACACCTCGGTCGAGGGCGGCCTGCCCGCGGTACGTGAGTCGCTGTACGACGACCCGGCATTCCAGGCCAAGTATCCGCAGCACGCGATCATCCGAGAGCAGCTGACCAATGCCGCGGTACGCCCCGCGACCCCGGTGTATCAGTCTGTGTCCACCCGCATTTCGGCCACTCTGGCCCCGATCACCGACATCGACCCGGAGCACACCGCCGATGAGCTGACCGAACAGGTGCAGAAGGCCATCGACGGCAAGGGGCTGATCCCGTGA
- a CDS encoding general stress protein encodes MTSPFQSGQTPGAAPTARGALPTPPKGWPIGSYPTYAEAQRAVDYLSDQQFPVQQVTIVGVDLMQVERVTGRLSWPKVLGGGVLSGAWLGLFIGLILGFFSPNPWSALLTGLIAGVFFGLITSAIPYAMARGTRDFSSTMQLVAGRYDVLCDPQGAEQGRNLLARLTI; translated from the coding sequence ATGACGAGCCCATTTCAGTCCGGTCAGACACCGGGCGCCGCGCCTACTGCGCGTGGTGCGTTGCCGACACCGCCCAAAGGCTGGCCGATCGGGTCCTACCCGACGTACGCGGAGGCCCAGCGTGCGGTCGACTACCTGTCCGACCAACAATTTCCGGTGCAGCAGGTGACGATCGTCGGGGTGGATCTCATGCAGGTCGAGCGGGTCACCGGCCGGCTGAGCTGGCCCAAGGTGCTCGGTGGTGGTGTGCTGTCCGGCGCCTGGCTCGGCCTCTTCATCGGGTTGATCCTCGGTTTCTTCAGCCCCAACCCGTGGAGTGCGCTGCTCACCGGCCTGATCGCGGGTGTCTTCTTCGGCTTGATCACCTCGGCGATCCCGTATGCGATGGCTCGGGGCACAAGAGATTTCAGTTCGACGATGCAGCTGGTCGCCGGCCGCTACGACGTCCTGTGCGACCCGCAGGGTGCCGAGCAGGGTCGAAATCTGCTGGCGCGCTTGACGATCTGA
- a CDS encoding DUF4190 domain-containing protein, translated as MTNADGNAGETPPSDPGSQPAEPLSSGYEAPSIEHSQDRPDTGEAQPSYGAPYPPAIDYPADIPYDYPPPQGLPPAFPGASSYPPPPPGYPPPPGYGMSGYPGYPGGYGMPPSNPTNSLAIGSLVASILSLPLFAMCAIGMLSAFIGIGLGIGALNQIKRNPQPGHGLAVAGIIVGAVGVILNGLVILFFLIGVFST; from the coding sequence ATGACAAACGCGGACGGCAACGCGGGCGAAACGCCGCCATCCGACCCCGGTTCCCAGCCGGCCGAACCGTTGTCCAGCGGCTACGAAGCACCTTCGATCGAGCACTCCCAGGATCGGCCGGATACCGGCGAGGCGCAACCGTCATACGGCGCACCCTATCCGCCGGCGATCGACTACCCCGCCGACATTCCGTACGACTATCCGCCGCCGCAAGGTCTGCCGCCGGCGTTCCCGGGTGCCTCCAGCTATCCCCCGCCGCCGCCCGGATACCCGCCGCCACCGGGTTACGGCATGTCCGGGTACCCGGGATATCCCGGTGGTTACGGGATGCCACCGTCGAACCCCACCAACAGCTTGGCGATCGGATCGCTCGTCGCCTCGATCCTGTCGCTGCCGCTGTTCGCCATGTGCGCGATCGGAATGCTTTCCGCGTTCATCGGCATCGGCCTCGGGATCGGCGCGCTCAACCAGATCAAGCGGAACCCACAGCCGGGTCACGGCCTCGCTGTCGCCGGCATCATCGTCGGCGCGGTCGGGGTCATCCTCAACGGACTGGTGATTCTGTTCTTCCTGATCGGCGTGTTCTCCACGTAA
- a CDS encoding CoA ester lyase, giving the protein MENTYRPRRTCLSVPGSSPKMIEKARSLPADEVFLDLEDAVAPEAKASARTQVAAALADDGWAGQLRGVRVNDWTTPWTYADVIEVVSTVASAGASIDLIVLPKVTEVAHVQALDLLLSQLESTHGLEPGRIGIEAQIENAQGLTNVDAIAAGPRVQALVLGPGDMAASLNMRTLEVGGQPDGYDIGDAHHHVLMRILIAARSRGINAIDGPYVKVRDVDGFRRVAGRSAALGYDGKWVLHPDQIEAGNEIFSPRQADYDHAELILDAYEWHTSHAGGSRGAVMLGDEMIDEASRKMALVIAGKGRAAGMTRQAERFRPPS; this is encoded by the coding sequence GTGGAGAACACGTATCGACCCCGCAGAACGTGCCTCTCGGTTCCGGGTAGCAGCCCGAAGATGATCGAGAAGGCCAGAAGTCTGCCTGCTGACGAGGTGTTCCTCGACCTTGAGGACGCGGTTGCCCCCGAGGCCAAGGCATCGGCCCGCACACAGGTCGCGGCGGCGTTGGCCGACGACGGCTGGGCAGGGCAGCTGCGTGGGGTGCGGGTCAATGACTGGACCACACCGTGGACCTACGCCGACGTGATCGAGGTGGTGTCCACTGTGGCTTCAGCCGGGGCGTCCATCGACCTCATCGTGTTGCCCAAGGTGACCGAGGTGGCACATGTCCAGGCACTCGATCTGCTGTTGTCGCAACTGGAGAGCACCCACGGCCTGGAACCCGGTCGGATCGGCATCGAGGCACAGATCGAGAACGCGCAGGGACTGACCAATGTCGACGCGATCGCAGCCGGACCACGGGTGCAGGCGCTGGTGCTCGGGCCCGGGGACATGGCGGCCAGCCTCAACATGCGCACCCTGGAGGTCGGCGGGCAGCCCGACGGGTATGACATCGGCGACGCCCATCACCACGTACTGATGCGCATCCTGATCGCCGCGCGCAGTCGCGGCATCAACGCGATCGACGGGCCGTACGTCAAGGTGCGCGATGTGGACGGGTTCCGCCGGGTGGCCGGACGCTCGGCCGCACTGGGCTACGACGGCAAATGGGTGCTGCATCCCGACCAGATCGAGGCGGGCAACGAGATCTTCAGCCCGCGCCAAGCCGATTACGATCACGCAGAGTTGATCCTGGACGCCTACGAGTGGCACACCTCGCACGCCGGTGGGTCCAGGGGAGCGGTGATGCTGGGGGACGAGATGATCGACGAGGCCAGCCGCAAGATGGCACTGGTGATCGCGGGCAAGGGCCGCGCGGCGGGAATGACGCGGCAGGCCGAACGGTTCCGCCCGCCGAGCTGA
- a CDS encoding magnesium transporter MgtE N-terminal domain-containing protein, with amino-acid sequence MAAVNRVYAARLAGMVVLGPDGESIGRVRDVVISISIVRQQPRVLGLVVELLTRRRIFVPILRVTAIEPGSVTLATGSVSLRRFAQRPGEVLVLGQVLETRVRVDDPDLEQLAGIDVVVVDLGIEQTRTRDWVVTRVAVRPQRRLGRRTNIHVVEWQNVHGLTPSGLAMPDQGVASLLEQFEGQRPIEVAEALRELPVKRRYELYRAFDDERLADVLQELPEDEQAAVLRQLNTERAADVLEAMDPDDAADVLGSMTPADAETLLRKMDPEDSEDVRRLLAHSPDTAGGLMTSEPVVLAPDTTVAEALARIRDPDLTPALASMVFVTRPPSATPTGQYLGCVHLQRLLREPPAALVSGIADTDLPSLSPADSLASVTRYFAAYNLVCGPVVDEENHLLGAVSVDDVLDHMLPDDWRERDEPELPAASS; translated from the coding sequence ATGGCGGCGGTGAACAGGGTCTACGCGGCGCGGCTTGCAGGGATGGTGGTGCTGGGCCCCGACGGGGAGTCCATCGGCCGTGTCCGCGATGTGGTGATCAGCATCAGCATCGTCCGCCAGCAACCGCGAGTTCTCGGCCTGGTGGTCGAATTGCTCACCCGACGAAGGATTTTCGTTCCGATCCTGCGGGTCACCGCGATCGAGCCCGGCTCGGTGACGCTGGCCACCGGCAGCGTGTCGCTGCGCCGCTTCGCCCAACGACCCGGCGAGGTGCTGGTTCTGGGCCAGGTGCTGGAAACCCGGGTGCGTGTCGACGATCCCGATCTGGAGCAGCTCGCCGGAATCGACGTCGTGGTAGTCGATCTGGGTATCGAGCAGACCCGGACCCGCGACTGGGTGGTGACCCGGGTGGCGGTGCGCCCTCAACGACGCCTGGGGCGGCGCACCAACATCCACGTCGTGGAGTGGCAGAACGTGCACGGACTCACCCCGTCCGGTCTGGCGATGCCCGACCAGGGCGTGGCCTCGCTACTCGAGCAGTTCGAGGGACAACGACCGATCGAGGTGGCCGAGGCCCTGCGCGAGCTGCCGGTCAAGCGGCGCTACGAGTTGTACCGGGCGTTCGACGACGAGCGACTGGCCGACGTGTTGCAGGAGCTGCCCGAGGACGAGCAGGCCGCGGTGCTGCGCCAGCTGAACACCGAGCGCGCTGCCGACGTCCTGGAGGCAATGGACCCCGACGACGCCGCCGACGTGCTGGGGTCGATGACGCCGGCCGACGCCGAGACCTTGCTGCGCAAGATGGACCCCGAGGATTCCGAGGATGTGCGACGGCTCCTGGCCCACTCGCCGGACACCGCGGGCGGGCTGATGACCAGTGAGCCGGTGGTACTGGCGCCGGATACCACCGTCGCGGAGGCGCTGGCACGGATCCGCGACCCCGACCTCACCCCGGCGCTGGCGTCGATGGTCTTCGTCACGCGGCCCCCCAGCGCCACCCCGACCGGGCAGTACCTGGGTTGCGTCCACCTGCAGCGGTTGCTGCGCGAACCGCCCGCGGCACTGGTCAGCGGCATCGCCGACACCGATCTGCCAAGCCTGAGCCCGGCCGACTCCCTGGCCTCGGTGACCCGCTATTTCGCCGCGTACAACCTGGTGTGCGGCCCGGTGGTCGATGAGGAGAACCACCTGCTGGGCGCGGTGTCGGTCGACGACGTGCTCGACCACATGCTGCCCGACGACTGGCGTGAACGCGACGAGCCCGAGCTCCCGGCGGCGAGCTCATGA
- a CDS encoding DUF1003 domain-containing protein codes for MSESTARQRLDTPRGTRGFGLHVDVEAVGRVGETVARFLGTGRYLAIQTIIVLVWIALNIGVFAFQWDPYPFILLNLAFSTQAAYAAPLILLAQNRQENRDRVSLEEDRRRAEQTKADTEYLARELASLRLAVGEVVTRDYLRRELEELRDLLTELTLPADTDRANASKADGAERRYKRGG; via the coding sequence ATGAGCGAATCGACGGCGCGCCAGCGGCTGGACACTCCCCGCGGCACGCGCGGTTTCGGGCTGCACGTCGACGTGGAGGCAGTCGGCCGGGTCGGAGAGACGGTCGCCCGGTTCCTGGGCACCGGCCGGTATCTGGCGATCCAGACGATCATCGTGCTGGTTTGGATCGCCCTCAACATCGGCGTCTTTGCATTCCAGTGGGATCCGTACCCGTTCATCCTGCTCAACCTGGCCTTTTCCACCCAGGCCGCGTATGCCGCCCCCCTGATCCTGCTGGCCCAGAACCGGCAGGAGAACCGGGACCGGGTCTCGCTCGAGGAGGACCGGCGCCGGGCGGAGCAGACCAAGGCCGATACCGAGTACCTGGCCCGCGAGCTGGCATCGCTGCGGCTGGCGGTGGGCGAGGTCGTCACCCGCGATTACCTGCGCCGCGAGTTGGAAGAACTGCGTGACCTGCTCACCGAACTCACCTTGCCGGCCGATACCGACCGGGCGAACGCGAGCAAAGCCGACGGGGCTGAGCGCCGGTACAAACGCGGTGGTTGA
- a CDS encoding lytic transglycosylase domain-containing protein: MSQLVRSPALGVAVLAPIVLVAGAGSSASGVDVSNTAITPLAAVEPQIDRSGPAVVAAARPPTNFRIKSMNTISAPPPAFVVNSPGALGIPGTSLKAYRNAERMMAAAYPGCGISWNLLAGIGRIESGHANGGATDARGTAVRPIYGPALDGTLPGNEVIIQSAQAGRVSYVRAMGPMQFLPGTWARYASDGDGDGKADVQNVFDSALAAARYLCSGGLNLRDQSQVMTAILRYNNSVAYAQNVLGWAAAYATGVVPVDLPEITGSIPPIGDSHLDHAEGLGPGLPADATGLPAGDPLALIPLLNRNETGTQNVPGFAPGQVLGPLPGPAQAIPSETPAAPPPWVPPWEQPRQPACVVFCLGEQSPPPAPAPPLGPPPAPGPGPGPGPGPQQAPPPGPVPAAPVGPPIEAAPAAPALGPMPGPAPGPAPGPA, from the coding sequence ATGAGCCAGCTCGTGCGCTCGCCCGCGCTCGGCGTGGCCGTCCTGGCTCCCATCGTGCTGGTCGCCGGTGCCGGGTCTTCCGCCTCGGGCGTCGACGTGTCCAACACCGCGATCACGCCGCTGGCAGCCGTGGAACCCCAGATCGACCGCTCGGGACCGGCAGTGGTCGCCGCGGCCAGGCCCCCGACGAACTTCCGGATCAAGTCGATGAACACCATCTCGGCTCCCCCGCCGGCTTTTGTCGTCAATAGCCCTGGCGCCCTTGGCATTCCGGGAACGTCGCTGAAGGCGTACCGCAATGCCGAACGGATGATGGCCGCTGCCTACCCCGGCTGCGGTATCAGCTGGAATCTGCTGGCCGGTATCGGACGGATCGAGTCGGGGCACGCCAACGGCGGCGCCACCGACGCCCGCGGCACCGCGGTGCGCCCGATCTACGGCCCTGCTCTCGACGGCACCCTGCCGGGCAACGAGGTCATCATCCAGAGCGCCCAGGCCGGACGGGTCTCCTATGTCCGGGCCATGGGCCCGATGCAGTTCCTGCCCGGAACCTGGGCCAGGTACGCCTCCGATGGTGATGGCGACGGCAAGGCCGATGTGCAGAACGTGTTCGATTCAGCGCTCGCGGCCGCCCGCTACCTGTGTAGTGGCGGGCTCAACCTGCGGGACCAGTCCCAGGTCATGACGGCCATCCTCCGGTACAACAACTCCGTGGCCTACGCCCAAAACGTGCTGGGCTGGGCCGCGGCATACGCCACGGGTGTGGTGCCGGTAGACCTGCCTGAGATCACCGGGTCCATTCCCCCGATCGGCGATTCCCATCTGGACCATGCCGAAGGCCTCGGCCCCGGCCTGCCGGCTGATGCCACCGGGCTGCCCGCGGGCGATCCACTGGCCCTGATCCCGCTGCTCAACCGCAACGAGACCGGCACCCAGAACGTCCCCGGCTTCGCGCCGGGCCAGGTGCTCGGCCCGCTGCCGGGTCCGGCGCAGGCCATCCCGTCGGAGACGCCGGCCGCCCCGCCGCCGTGGGTCCCGCCGTGGGAGCAACCGCGCCAGCCTGCGTGCGTGGTGTTCTGCCTGGGTGAGCAGAGCCCCCCGCCGGCTCCGGCTCCGCCGCTGGGACCGCCCCCTGCCCCTGGACCTGGACCTGGACCTGGACCTGGACCGCAGCAGGCTCCGCCGCCGGGACCCGTGCCCGCCGCCCCGGTTGGCCCGCCGATCGAGGCCGCGCCTGCGGCTCCGGCGCTTGGGCCGATGCCCGGCCCCGCCCCGGGACCAGCCCCAGGTCCGGCCTGA
- a CDS encoding Mrp/NBP35 family ATP-binding protein, producing the protein MSESATELQSAVRAALAKVIDPELRRPITELGMVKNISIEADHGVHVEIYLTTAACPKKTEIADLVTAAATDVPGTGAVKVSLDVMSDEQRAELRKLLRGDSREPVIPFAQPNSLTRVYAVASGKGGVGKSSVTVNLAAAMAARGLSVGLLDADIYGHSVPRMMGTSDRPTQVDSMILPPIAHDVKVISIAMFTQGNTPVVWRGPMLHRALQQFLADVYWGDLDVLLLDLPPGTGDIAISVAQLIPGAEILVVTTPQMAAAEVAERAGAIALQTRQRIAGVVENMSGLQMPDGSVMQLFGEGGGRQVADSLTRSVGAEVPLLGQVPLDPALVAAGDTGVPLVLSAPESAAGAELRKIAEGLSARKRGLAGMSLGLDTARR; encoded by the coding sequence ATGTCCGAATCTGCCACTGAGCTGCAATCCGCGGTTCGCGCCGCGCTGGCCAAGGTGATCGACCCCGAATTGCGGCGGCCGATCACCGAACTCGGCATGGTCAAGAACATCTCGATCGAGGCCGACCACGGCGTACATGTCGAGATCTACCTGACCACCGCGGCCTGCCCGAAGAAGACCGAGATCGCCGACCTCGTCACGGCCGCGGCCACCGACGTGCCCGGCACGGGCGCCGTCAAGGTGAGCCTGGATGTGATGAGCGACGAGCAGCGCGCCGAACTGCGCAAGCTGCTGCGTGGCGATTCCCGTGAACCGGTGATCCCGTTCGCCCAACCCAACTCGCTCACCCGGGTCTACGCCGTGGCCTCCGGCAAGGGCGGCGTGGGCAAATCCAGTGTGACCGTCAACCTGGCTGCCGCGATGGCCGCCCGCGGCCTGTCCGTCGGCCTGTTGGACGCCGATATCTACGGCCATTCGGTGCCGCGCATGATGGGCACCAGCGACCGGCCCACACAGGTCGACTCAATGATCCTGCCGCCCATCGCCCACGACGTGAAGGTCATCTCGATCGCCATGTTCACGCAGGGCAACACGCCTGTCGTGTGGCGCGGGCCGATGCTGCACCGTGCGTTGCAACAGTTCCTGGCCGACGTGTACTGGGGCGATCTGGACGTGCTGCTGCTCGACCTGCCACCAGGCACCGGCGATATCGCCATCTCGGTGGCCCAGTTGATCCCAGGTGCCGAAATCCTGGTGGTGACCACTCCGCAGATGGCTGCCGCCGAGGTGGCCGAGCGTGCCGGCGCGATCGCCCTGCAGACCCGTCAGCGCATCGCGGGTGTGGTGGAGAACATGTCCGGCCTGCAGATGCCCGACGGCTCGGTCATGCAGCTGTTCGGTGAGGGCGGGGGCCGTCAGGTCGCCGACTCGCTGACCCGCTCGGTTGGCGCCGAGGTGCCGCTGCTGGGCCAGGTCCCGTTGGACCCGGCCCTGGTGGCGGCCGGTGACACCGGCGTACCGCTGGTGTTGTCGGCGCCCGAATCAGCGGCAGGCGCCGAGCTGCGCAAGATCGCCGAGGGATTGTCGGCCCGCAAGCGCGGCCTGGCCGGGATGTCGCTGGGGCTGGATACGGCGCGGCGCTAG
- the tatB gene encoding Sec-independent protein translocase protein TatB translates to MFANIGWGEMLVLVIAGLVILGPERLPGAIRWTSGALKQARDYVSGATSQLREDLGPEFDDLRQPLAELQKLRGMTPRAAITKHLLDGDDSFLTGAFDDRKNQQPSVPGDKPASEIEATPADKSAGPTFDPDAT, encoded by the coding sequence ATGTTCGCGAACATCGGGTGGGGGGAGATGCTGGTCCTGGTGATCGCCGGTTTGGTGATCCTGGGGCCGGAGCGCCTGCCCGGTGCCATCCGGTGGACCTCCGGCGCCCTGAAGCAGGCACGCGATTACGTCAGCGGTGCCACCAGCCAGTTGCGTGAGGACCTGGGCCCGGAATTCGACGATCTCCGGCAACCTCTCGCCGAGCTGCAGAAGCTCCGCGGCATGACCCCGCGGGCAGCGATCACCAAGCATCTGCTCGACGGCGACGATTCGTTTTTGACCGGCGCCTTCGACGACCGCAAGAATCAGCAGCCCTCCGTGCCGGGCGACAAGCCCGCCAGCGAGATCGAGGCCACGCCGGCAGACAAGTCGGCCGGCCCGACGTTCGACCCTGACGCCACCTAG
- a CDS encoding S1C family serine protease, with product MTNQDQSDESGRLEPRPVERPPVDQLSQRTFGRPAGVDGSFLGAEKYEDQGEYAPKDLPPDPVLAEAFSRPTDNGDSLQRHPTDAGALEAERTAGDDDIDDPWRNPGAIPALGTPAQAPAAPVVVPAPIGKLGAREVLFGGRVSWIALVVLLLITLVVGAIGGWVGQKTAGTVQAFTTSKVTLETGGLPSPDAGRFATVASAVEDSVVTIEAKSKTEGSQGSGVVVDGKGYVVTNNHVISDAASKPADYQITVVFNDGKEVPANLVGRDPKTDLAVLKVDNVDNLVVARLGDSEKLRVGEEVIAAGAPLGLRSTVTHGIISALHRPVPLSGEGSDTDTVIDGVQTDASINHGNSGGPLINMSAEVIGINTAGKSLSDSASGLGFAIPVNEVKATVEALIKEGKVAHPTLLLSAVTVSNSVASGAQVRNVNAGGPADKAGILENDVVVKVGDRKVADADEMVVAVRQLKIGQESPIEVLRDGRPMTFMVTPIGDDQKAQ from the coding sequence GTGACCAATCAGGACCAGTCCGACGAGAGCGGCCGTCTGGAACCGCGCCCTGTCGAGCGGCCACCCGTTGACCAGTTGTCGCAGCGCACGTTCGGCCGGCCCGCCGGTGTCGACGGCTCGTTCCTCGGTGCGGAGAAGTACGAGGACCAGGGCGAGTACGCCCCCAAGGACCTACCGCCGGATCCCGTGCTGGCCGAGGCGTTCAGCCGTCCCACCGACAACGGTGACTCACTGCAGCGTCATCCCACCGATGCCGGCGCACTGGAGGCCGAGCGGACCGCAGGTGACGACGACATCGACGATCCCTGGCGCAACCCGGGCGCCATCCCGGCACTGGGCACACCCGCACAGGCGCCGGCCGCGCCGGTGGTCGTACCGGCCCCGATCGGCAAGCTGGGCGCCCGCGAGGTGCTGTTCGGTGGCCGGGTGTCGTGGATCGCGCTCGTCGTGTTGCTCCTCATCACGCTCGTGGTCGGCGCGATCGGCGGCTGGGTCGGACAGAAGACCGCAGGCACCGTGCAGGCCTTCACCACCTCGAAGGTGACGCTCGAGACGGGCGGCCTGCCATCCCCGGACGCAGGCCGGTTCGCCACAGTCGCCTCGGCGGTCGAGGATTCGGTTGTCACCATCGAGGCCAAGAGCAAGACCGAGGGCTCGCAGGGCTCCGGCGTCGTGGTCGACGGCAAGGGCTACGTCGTCACCAACAACCACGTGATTTCCGATGCCGCCAGCAAGCCCGCCGACTACCAGATCACCGTGGTGTTCAACGACGGCAAGGAAGTGCCGGCCAACCTGGTCGGCCGCGACCCCAAGACCGATCTGGCCGTGCTCAAGGTCGACAACGTCGACAACCTCGTGGTGGCGCGGTTGGGCGACTCCGAGAAGTTGCGCGTCGGCGAGGAAGTCATCGCCGCCGGTGCCCCACTCGGCCTGCGCAGTACCGTCACCCACGGCATCATCAGCGCGTTGCACAGGCCGGTTCCGCTCTCGGGCGAGGGCTCTGACACCGACACCGTGATCGACGGGGTACAGACCGATGCCTCGATCAACCACGGCAACTCCGGTGGCCCGCTGATCAACATGTCCGCTGAGGTGATCGGCATCAATACGGCCGGAAAGTCCTTGTCGGACAGCGCCAGTGGGCTCGGCTTCGCAATCCCGGTGAACGAGGTCAAGGCGACGGTGGAAGCCTTGATCAAGGAGGGCAAGGTCGCGCATCCGACTTTGCTGCTCAGCGCCGTGACAGTGAGCAACAGTGTGGCCTCGGGCGCGCAGGTCCGCAACGTCAACGCCGGAGGCCCCGCCGACAAGGCCGGCATCCTGGAGAACGACGTGGTGGTCAAGGTCGGGGACCGCAAGGTCGCCGACGCCGATGAGATGGTCGTCGCGGTGCGTCAGCTCAAGATCGGGCAGGAATCGCCGATCGAGGTGCTCCGCGATGGTCGGCCGATGACGTTCATGGTCACGCCGATCGGCGACGATCAAAAAGCGCAGTAG
- the rseA gene encoding anti-sigma E factor RseA, with amino-acid sequence MVDPGHVFRRAFSWLPAQFASQSDAPVGAPRQFGSTEHLSTEAIAAFVDGELRMSAHLRAAHHLSLCPDCAAEVDAQGQARAALRDSCPIAIPNSLLGLLSQIPHHSPQPSADVGEQPQFADDPTRSRRKRR; translated from the coding sequence ATGGTCGACCCGGGACATGTGTTCCGTCGGGCATTCTCCTGGTTGCCTGCCCAGTTCGCCTCGCAGAGTGATGCGCCGGTCGGCGCACCTCGGCAGTTCGGCTCGACCGAGCACCTGTCGACCGAGGCCATCGCGGCCTTCGTCGACGGCGAGCTGCGAATGAGCGCGCACCTGCGCGCCGCGCACCACCTGTCCCTTTGCCCGGACTGCGCCGCCGAGGTCGATGCCCAGGGTCAGGCCCGGGCCGCATTGCGGGACTCCTGCCCGATAGCCATTCCGAATTCCCTGTTGGGACTGTTGTCGCAGATACCGCACCACAGTCCGCAGCCCTCGGCTGACGTCGGTGAACAGCCTCAATTTGCTGATGACCCGACGCGGAGTCGGCGTAAGCGCCGGTAG